One window from the genome of Phycisphaerales bacterium encodes:
- a CDS encoding prepilin-type N-terminal cleavage/methylation domain-containing protein: MHIQAKRMPRAFTLIEILIVVVILGILAAIVIPQFTDAADDANEASMRSQLQTVRSQIELYRAQGETGGTFDPSTNWDQLVNNDYLPAAPKNPYNGS; encoded by the coding sequence ATGCACATTCAGGCCAAACGAATGCCACGGGCATTCACGTTGATCGAAATTCTGATTGTTGTGGTAATTCTCGGTATTCTTGCCGCGATTGTTATTCCACAGTTTACGGATGCTGCAGATGATGCGAATGAGGCATCAATGCGTAGCCAGCTTCAGACTGTAAGAAGTCAGATCGAGCTTTATCGCGCTCAGGGTGAAACTGGTGGCACGTTTGATCCAAGTACAAATTGGGATCAGCTTGTCAACAATGACTACCTTCCTGCAGCGCCAAAGAACCCATATAACGGTTCAA